The window GCTGGGATTTTCCCTGAACCTTGATGAAAGGATTGATTGACTCGATTCATCAACTTTTCAATGAATTGATAGAGTTCGTTCAAGGTCAGCTGACCTTGATAGGCATGAATTTCATCTATAAATTTCATTTGAGTTTCTACTTTCCCTTTCGTACGGGGACGACCTGCAATACACGGCCTAACCTTGAAATCAAAGTCCTTCGCAAAAGCAGCGAACCGGCTATTTACTTTCCCTGGATTATCTTCTCTTCGTGGCACATCCATAATCGTTTTTGGATTATCAGTTACGATTTCCTTCGGAACACCTCCTATTTTTTCAAATGCCTCCGTCAAAAAGGAGAATAAAACATCTTGTGTTTTTCGTAATGTAAGAGTGAATACGCGGAAACGTGAATACCCTAACACAAGCGCTCCTACATTTACCTCTATTTTTTCTCCATCACTTGTTTCGAATGGAATACTTTCTTTCCAATCGAATTGTGCTTGTTGGCCAGGCGGTGTTTCAAATCTTGTCGTCCCTTTAGGTGAAGGCACGCGCACCTGCTCTGTGAAATAGGCAGCGAACTCTGGCTTTTTTGAAATATAACGACGAAAAGTAGATTGAGCACATTTTAACCCATGATTGTCCGTTAGGTATTGCCAAAGTACGCGTCGGTAATAAAAGACTTGCTTCGAGTCCTCAGATAAAAGTGCTGCAATTATTTCGTAGTATTCATCTAAAATCGCTATTTTCTCTTTTGTTTCTTTTGGTGTAAATCCACTTAGGTATTTATCAACCGTCCGCCGATCTATACCCATTTCCCTTGCCAATTGGCTTTTGTTAATTTTCATTTTTAGATTCTCCATTAACTGTTTGAATTTTGTTAAGTCTGAAAGACTATTGATTTCAAAATCCGTTTGAACATCTAGCGTTATGTACATACCAATCACCTCATGATTAGTATGCTAGAAAATGAGGCAAAAGTGTACATTTTTAAGTTAGCGCATTTGTACATAAATATCGTAGCATTTATAATGATTATAGCAATAAATGAATTCCACCATCTTAGAATCGGTTGCTTATGGGGTAATAGATTATTTTAATTTTATTTAAGCAATCGAGCGCTTTAGTTGAAGCATAAGGACTTCTAAGGGAGCTCTTTTTTCTTATAGACTAACGAAGTAGTTTAGTTCAATAAGTAACTAGGAAATTTATGGTATAATATTGTTAACAAAGAAATAAATGGGGGATTTATTGTGGGGTATTGGGTTTTCATTATAGTTCTTGTAATTTTGGTGATCTTATTAGAAAAAATACTAAATAAATTACTTGGTGTTGAAAAGAAAAAGATTTCCGAAACTTCTGGTAAAAAAGTTGACCAATGGGGAAGAGGCATTATTTTGGTTCTCTTTTTATG of the Sporosarcina sp. FSL K6-1508 genome contains:
- the istA gene encoding IS21 family transposase gives rise to the protein MYITLDVQTDFEINSLSDLTKFKQLMENLKMKINKSQLAREMGIDRRTVDKYLSGFTPKETKEKIAILDEYYEIIAALLSEDSKQVFYYRRVLWQYLTDNHGLKCAQSTFRRYISKKPEFAAYFTEQVRVPSPKGTTRFETPPGQQAQFDWKESIPFETSDGEKIEVNVGALVLGYSRFRVFTLTLRKTQDVLFSFLTEAFEKIGGVPKEIVTDNPKTIMDVPRREDNPGKVNSRFAAFAKDFDFKVRPCIAGRPRTKGKVETQMKFIDEIHAYQGQLTLNELYQFIEKLMNRVNQSFHQGSGKIPAFALEKEKSSLLPLPAEKIRNSYRIKHQLVQVNTSSMISYKANQYSVPTKYIGQKVGIQVLDDQLWIYYNMECIARHPISNRKLNIRPSDYKETLQISAPHYPDIEALAKNNLKAIGEVYDA